In Malus sylvestris chromosome 16, drMalSylv7.2, whole genome shotgun sequence, the following are encoded in one genomic region:
- the LOC126607647 gene encoding phytosulfokine receptor 1-like — MISLTSLDLGSNQFDGPIPSNLPSCRHLSDVNLARNNFTGEIPENFKNFHSLSYLSLSNCSLSNISSALQILQQCHNLTTLVLTLNFHGEQFPADPTLHFEKLKVLIIAYCRLTGSIPQWLSTSSRLQLLDISWNQLEGTIPVWFGNFSSLFYLDISNNSLSGEIPRSLTGLWSFINGRSSTEEPSPDFPLFVWRVSGRGLQYNRVWSFRPTLDFSNNNLSGAIWPDFSKLRLLHVLDLKYNRLSGPIPTSLSEMVSLETLDLSHNELSGIIPPSLVDLSFLSKFSVAYNELYGVIPTGGQFLTFSSSSFEGNSLCGYDASPCPSGEDGPLGTWYGKSNKDSTGVIAGVGVGFIFGIACFVGIDRDEGRRLRGCCATGDEGKR; from the exons ATGATTAGTTTGACCTCTCTTGATCTCGGTTCGAATCAGTTTGATGGGCCTATTCCCTCCAATCTTCCCTCTTGTCGGCATTTGAGTGATGTCAATCTTGCCCGTAACAACTTCACTGGTGAAATACCAGAAAACTTCAAGAATTTCCATAGCCTCTCTTACCTCTCGCTGTCAAATTGCAGCCTTTCCAATATCTCTTCCGCCCTTCAAATTTTACAGCAGTGTCATAACCTGACTACTTTGGTTCTCACCTTGAACTTCCACGGTGAACAATTTCCCGCTGATCCAACCCTTCATTTTGAAAAGTTGAAGGTTTTGATCATTGCATATTGCAGGCTCACGGGTTCAATCCCCCAATGGTTGAGTACTAGCAGCAGATTGCAGTTGTTGGATATATCATGGAACCAATTGGAAGGAACAATTCCAGTCTGGTTTGGCAATTTTAGCAGTCTCTTCTACTTGGACATATCTAACAATTCTCTCAGCGGGGAAATCCCAAGAAGCTTAACTGGACTATGGAGCTTCATTAATGGGAGGAGCTCAACTGAAGAACCTTCCCCTGATTTCCCTCTTTTCGTGTGGAGGGTGAGTGGACGAGGCTTGCAATACAATCGGGTATGGAGCTTTCGGCCTACATTGGACTTTAGCAATAACAATCTCAGTGGAGCAATCTGGCCAGACTTTAGTAAGCTGAGGTTGCTTCATGTTTTGGATTTGAAGTACAACAGATTATCAGGACCAATTCCGACTAGTTTATCTGAGATGGTGAGCTTGGAGACTCTGGATTTGTCTCATAACGAGCTTTCGGGGATAATCCCGCCTTCGTTGGTTGACCTTAGCTTCTTGTCCAAGTTTAGTGTTGCGTACAATGAATTGTATGGGGTGATCCCTACAGGAGGTCAATTTTTGACCTTCTCAAGTTCAAGCTTTGAAGGGAACAGTCTTTGCGGCTACGATGCTTCCCCTTGTCCTTCCGGAGAGGATGGTCCTCTGGGAACATGGTACGGCAAATCAAACAAGGATTCTACCGGAGTTATTGCCGGAGTGGGTGTCGGATTCATATTTGGAATAGCATGTTTCGTTGGAATAGATAG AGATGAGGGAAGGAGATTAAGAGGGTGTTGTGCCACCGGAGACGAGGGAAAGAGATAA